A single region of the Yersinia entomophaga genome encodes:
- the hflD gene encoding high frequency lysogenization protein HflD, producing the protein MAKNYYDITLALAGICQSARLVQQLAHEGQCDNEALHTSLNSVLLTNPDSTLAVYGGDEKFLTMGLETLQVVLNANRQGPSAELTRYALSLMVLERKLNAHQSAMSTLGERISQLDRQLAHFDLESETMMSALAAIYVDVISPLGPRIQVTGNPAMLQSTLIQAKVRAALLAGIRSAVLWQQVGGSRLQLMFSRNRLFKQAQSILAHR; encoded by the coding sequence GTGGCAAAGAATTATTACGACATCACGCTGGCGCTGGCAGGTATCTGCCAGTCTGCGCGTCTGGTTCAGCAACTGGCTCACGAAGGTCAATGCGACAACGAGGCACTGCATACTTCACTCAACAGCGTGCTGCTGACCAATCCCGATTCGACTCTTGCGGTGTACGGTGGAGATGAGAAATTCCTCACCATGGGGCTGGAAACCTTGCAGGTAGTGCTGAATGCCAACCGCCAAGGCCCTAGCGCCGAACTGACGCGTTACGCTCTGAGCCTGATGGTATTGGAGCGGAAGCTAAATGCTCACCAGTCAGCCATGAGCACCTTGGGCGAACGTATCAGTCAGTTAGATCGTCAGCTCGCTCATTTTGATCTCGAATCAGAGACTATGATGAGCGCTCTGGCCGCCATTTATGTGGATGTAATTAGCCCACTTGGGCCGCGCATTCAGGTTACCGGCAACCCGGCCATGCTGCAAAGCACCTTAATCCAGGCCAAAGTTCGCGCCGCCCTGTTAGCCGGTATCCGCTCTGCGGTGCTGTGGCAACAGGTAGGTGGAAGCCGTTTACAGCTTATGTTTTCTCGTAATCGTCTGTTTAAGCAGGCGCAGAGTATTCTTGCTCATCGTTAA